The genomic DNA TGCTTTCGTTCGACTAAATGTATAGTTACCTCCTCCAAGTTAGATGATTAGTATTATAATTATCAAGCCTAGTTTATTTGCATGGCCATCTAGAATACATTAATGTTAaagcttttttcttttcttaacgTAATATGTATTCTGATTGATTGACATTGGTTATTCAGTGATAATGATTAGTTGTTTCTTTTTGTTTGATGAAAAAAATTGTAGATTTTTATCTGTGAGATACAATGGGGAATTCTTCTTCAATGCTAACTCAATATGATATCGAAGAAGTTCAAGAATACTGCCAGAATTTATGTAGGTTGTCTATATGCTTGATTTCCCCTACTGGTTCTTCCATTTAGTTGTTTTGTTATCAAAATTTTGATGTGTTCTTGGTTGTTGGAGTACAGTCTCTCAGCAGGAAATTGTTTCATTGTACCAAAGGTTTTGCCAGTTAGATCGAAATGCAAAGGGATTCATATCTGCTGATGAGTTTCTATCAGTTCCGGAGTTTGCAATGAATCCGCTCTCTCAGGTAGTAGTCTTTCGAGTGTATGTTATTTGAGTAGTTAATTAGATTCTGGGATGTATATAAATTTGTGGTCCAACTCCAATGATAGTCTTTGCATGCTGTTTTAGAGATTTATGTAAATTTTTTAGTTTGTTTCGTTGGAATTGTTGCATTTGCAGAGACTGCTTAAGATGGTGGATGGTTTGAACTTTAAGGACTTTGTCGCCTTCTTGTCAGCGTTTAGTGCTAAAGCAAGTGTACAGCAGAAAGTTAAACGTGAGTTCTCACCGACTTTTCTGTAAGAGTCATTGACCTTATTGGTTTAGGTATAATATGATTTCAATTCAATGGTCACAAGTAAAAGCATTTAGATGATCACCTTTCGGGTGCCTTAGTATTGCAACTTGCTCATTGAAGTTGAAAAATGTTTCAAAATTAGTTTTATGTTATTAATTTTCTCTCTGTTTCAGTTATCTTCAAGTTTTATGATTCTGACGGCAATGGAAAGGTGTCTTTCAATGACATGCTAGAAGTTTTACGTGATTTATCTGGTTCATTTATTTCCGATGTCCAAAGAGAGGTAAAATTATTTCTGCCTttgcatttttttttaatttcttcctttgcatttttttttcttttttctcatgcaattgaaaagaaatatgtatatatatgtatatattcaccTGCTTGATTTGCTGATGTTGGTCTAGTTTATGTTCCTTACTAAATCTCTCATGGTAGTTACTGAATTTTTTTTGATCGAAGATGTTTCAAGTAGGGTGTTTGGTGCTGAAAAGAATGTATTGGACGAAGTGGCTAGTAGCTAATGGCGTGATTTAGTCATTGCATCATAGGACACTGTTTGACTGGTGGCATTGACTACAGCATTCTTAAGATTTTCTTTAAATTACAGAATAAGATTTTCAGAGTTCAACATCATTCTGTAATTTATTGAAGTAAATATTTCCATTTCGTTTTAGCCTCCAAATTTTGGTTATAACTTACTTTTAACAAGATAAGACTTTTATAATTTAAGGATAGCATCATGTAAGATTAATCACGAGCGACATATGATAACATCTTACTCTTTTGTTCTTTGTTTTTGCAGCAAGTCTTGACCCAACTTTTGAAAGAAGCGGGTTACTCAAAGGACTCTTACCTAACATTGGATGACTTCAATAAGGTGATTTCCattctattttatatttattatatttattcaatttatgtCTTCTGCAAAACAGTTTAATTTATTAGGCTGGTAAAAGAAATTAGTGATGGGGCGAGGTCAATATGATTAAAGCTGGAGATCAATATAGTCAATTCATGTTGGAAATGTAGATTATAATAAGGAGAGATTGATGCATCTGTATGTGACACTTACATTCAAGTCTGAGTAACATAAACAATTAGTTAACTAATATCATCAGGATTATATCGCTTTGACACCTGTGGTCAACACATGTTTGTTCTATGGAAAAGCTTATAAAAAGTTGTTTATACCTGTATCCAACAACCTTGACTCCGGATGACAGAGGTCTTACATACAAACCCGAGGTTAACATGTCTTGCCTACTTAAAGAGTTTAAATCTTCATGCTTTCTCTCGATCGATTCTTTGGCTGTAGAGACTTAAGGTGTTGACTGGACTTGTTTTCGACTATATATCTTTAGTTCTATGCGTATGATCTTCCTCTCTGTTATAATGGATTGAACTAGAGAAGTACCTACTGGATAGGATTTGAATCATGGTCCTTTTTATAATCGATAAATGACCTCAGACCAACAACTACTAAGCCATGTCTGATTTGTTTTATACCTTATCTTAAGGTTCCGTATTCTGTTGTGTCAAGAAAGAAGCTAACAATTTGACACTCGGGATATAAGGGAGGTTAATTGTATTTGTTGCTTGCATTTTATACGCTTTCTGCAACTAGCAACAAATTCATAGGATGTGGTAATTTGCATCTATGATATCTTGATTGAGTAAACTACTCGAAATAGCAATGTATTAGGAAAACCCAACAATTAAGAGAAGATTTGTTCATAAACATTTACATCTTCTGCAATGAAGTAAATAAGCTGAAATTACGATGCGATTAAGAAACATTTTAGAAAATTGCTTAAAGGATCTAAAGCGATCTGCATGTTATTGTGTTGTCAAAAAGCCCTTGGATGGCTAAGCTACAACCCCTTTTTGTTGTATGGCTTGTTTTACTTAATGTTGTTAGGAAGCAATCTATATGTTTATCATTGCATTGTATTTATGATGCAGATTTTTGGGATCTCTGAACTAAAAATGGAGGTCGAAGTACCGGTGGATTAGCTATTTACAGTGTTTCCCCCCAGAAAATAATTTGGTTTAACAGCAGGCGTGGTATGAGAGGCTATACATTTTAGAAACATACATAAAATACTCATGTACTTTTGCTTTTCATGTTTCCATAAATAAATcaacctatatatatatgtatcaaaATAAGCTTCAGAGGTTTCCCATTTATCttcacaaattttatttttttataattctaaatcaatttTGATGACCAAAAATGTGGGTTTTATTGTTTGATGCTCAAAGTATCTGATTCTAAAGGAAAGAGATCTGAATATTTTGGttatttgtaaaaatagagtGGATTGATTCATTATTGAGCATTGCACACTAAAAATGGATGGTCTCTCATGATGTCATATATAATGTTCTAAATTCAATGATAATATTTACTCAATTTAAGGTTTGATTGTTACCATGGAGTTTAGAGTTTATTTATAATGGGATTCATTGTTGCAAATTTGATACTTCTAACATTTGTTATTAGACCATCATTTCTACAAAAAAAAGTTAAGATTTTCTTTTACCAATCCATCTTTTAACAATACAGTAAAGAACAAAAGTAAGAGCTTTTTGCCAATTCCACATTTACAGTGAAAGCCAACTTCTAAAAAAGATAATGCCAACAATGCTGAGTGGACCGCCAAAATATGGTATGCTGCTCGTGATTTTAGTACAGCCCGCTTCTTGCATCCAAAATTGAACAGTTGCAACTTTTTATCTCAACCAATACTGAAATGAAGTGGCGAACAATGGAGTAGAGCCCAAGGACTTGTGACAAAATGAAAACCGAAAATAGAGAACTTGAAATAGGCAATTTTATGAATAGGGCAATGCTGCTCTAACAAACACCATGAAATAATGTTGTAGTTATGGAACTTGAATTCAGTTGTAGTTCAAAATGGTGAATGACCCAATTTATTGGATCAACTTGTTTTTGGCAATGTCTTGTCTTTCCTTTCCATCAATACTGTTTTTGTTTCTTGACAAATTTGACACTGGGAAAAGAAACAGCATACCTAAATTAGATGGGCCTGCAAGCCAAGTATATAAAAGAAACTTGTGCTCCATCACCCGTTTTCATCATCATCTTTGCGCTTGTTCTGATCCTTGAGCTGCAACTGAAGGTGTCGCTGTTATACTGCTGGCTGACCCATTGTCTGCTGGTTGAGGCACTCCCCATCTGTTTTCAGACTCAAGGGGCTCGAAGACATGAACCCCTCCATCGGAGAGTCCCACCGCAAATTCATTTGGCTCTGATGGATGAGCAGCAATTACAAGAGGGTGAACATTGGAGCTGCTACATAGAGGAAAAGACCATTTCTGAATAAGAACAGTTATATCTGAGATGGATAGTATAGCAGCCATTCCAAGTTCAAATGGACTCAAATTATAACAGCAGGCAAAATCCAAATACCTGACACTAGCTGGCAGATAAGCAGAGGGATTTATACGGCAACGTGGTCTGAGGTTTGCAGCAACAAACACACAAATAGTTGCATCCAAAAAGCTGGCATATACCAGTTGGCTATCACATGAAAATGTTGCATGAGTAATTGGGGCGAAAGATTCACGAGGGACCCACTAAACCAGAAAAGAATTAATATTAGAGCACCACAAGATAATGTTTTCTGAAACAAAACAAACAATGATAAAAGAGGTACCTGCTTAAAACATTCCAACTTCGTTGTTTCATATAAGGCAAGCTGAGTCTCATGTACAACAAGAAGACGTATCTGGTCTTGATGGAATTGTACGCGTGTCTCTGATTGTGCAGTTGGTGTTATCCCAACAGGAATCTGCAAGAATTTAGTCTTCTGCTTTTCCCATCCATCAGTGTTCCATACACAAAGCTGGAGAAGATTGTAACCACACCAACAAAGCATTAATGATAATATTTCAACTTTATGAGATTAATTCatcggcaaaaaaaaaaaaaaaaacactttgagATTAATTGATTATTTCTTTGTAAAAAGAAAGCAGATGAGACTTTGATTTCCGAGATTATTTGTAAAAGCTTAGAAATTTTGCGAACAACTCGCTGTTGGGCAATGTTGGAGCTGTTACCGAGCAGAGGGAACAAAGGCAATACCATTTATTCATCATAGCATGCGTGTAAGATAGAAAGAGGAATACCTGAGAATCTGCCCCGGATGAGACAAGCACATTCAGTGCATGAGAGAAGGCAAGGCCAGTTATTCTTTTGGAGTGACCTATGAGTTTACTCTTCACCTGGATGACAAAAATGGTAAATAAATAAGCAGTACTTCAAACAAGAATTAGATAAATAATTCTCTGCGAGATGCATCATACCTCATCCACACGGACATTATATATCTGAATTGTTGAATCATCCATGCCAATAGCAATAATATTATTATCTTGTGGGTGGAATGCAAGAAAAGTCGCGGCAGGTGGCGGTGGCATGAAAGTTGCCATTGTCTGCATGTATCCATAAAATGATTATAACCTTTATTAAGATCATTGACAAATAGAGAGAGACAGATCTCAAGGAAGAAAATGGgatgaaaaacatagaaaaagaaattgcATTCAGCATTCATGGGTCACCTTAAATGTCATCATATTAAACAAGGAAATCTTTCCTCCAGATGCTGACATTACATAAGAATCATTCTTAGATAAAGCAAAACAAGGAACAGCCTCTTCTGGATTTGTATCAGCAACATCGTTTGTCATAAGAATGCCACTTGATGGTTGCCACAACTGAGGTGATACACTGGCAGTCGCCTAGGGATGAAGCAACAATAAGAAAATTACAGTACAAGTCATTGCAACATATTCTTTTATGAAGAATAAAGTTGGCATATCATGAGCAGAACCATTCTGGTAAATCTCCATACCTTGCCATTTGAATTACGATCACTTCGCTGCCATTTCCAAAGCAAGTGAATAGCATTTGATGCTAACGCCAGGATAGCATTACCGGAATTTGTGAAGATTAATCTTGATATCTGTAATAATCATAGAGAAAGCTGATAAGATAGAGGCCGAAAAGAGGACACCAATTCTGCAAAGGGTAATTTTGATGCAAATAACTATAGAAAATAGAAACAGGTAAACAACAGTATGAGTTCATAAAAATGCAATTTAATGTAAGGTTTGACTTTCTTTCCATGAAGTGCATTGTTTTTAAGTAGATCAACAATCTTCCGTAGTAAATCTCATGGTGACCATACCAAGAAAATCACTATCATGTGTTTGCATGTTTTGTTCCTCTCAAAAGTGCATTGGAATTCATTCTCAGCAATTTCCTTAGAGCTACAAAAAAGGATTACAGACATGCAATGGCTAGAAAATTGTTTACATGATAATAGTTTTTATATGATAATATACAATAAAAAGGTAAAATTGATATTTTCCTCTTGGTACCATCATGAGCTTAGAAATTGGGAGAAGGGGATGTAATAACTAGAACTCGAATCTTGAACCTAGAGGTGCCAACACAAAGCTTTTCAACTTAAGGCTGCTCGCTAAATTGAGATACTTTTCAGTTAAATATTAACATGCAATTAGCTTTTCaactttttaaaaatcaaaactgTAAACTAAATAGCTAGAATGTTGAAAAAGTCCATTGGACCTTAATAGCTTAAGCTCAGAGACCGTAAATCATTATGTCCTAAATTATTCaacaaggaattcttttcttatTTGTCTCACTTTATGCTGCCTTTGTCTTCTTCCTCACTTGTTCTCGGTGTCTATAACACATTTACATCAATGCTTTGCTTTCTACTCTCATTCTTTCCGGCTTTTAACTCTCAGTTTTTGTTTTTTCTCctcgctttttttttttttttctataaggGTGTCAAACATCTAACTCCCTTAAGATTTGAGTTTTTGCTCATTGTTAATTCCCAAATTAGGagaaaatgttaaaaaaattgaACACTCTTCAGCACATGCCAGATATGTCCCTATGTCTAACCATGTTTGGGTTTGTCCAAATGCATCTTGAGCTTGCTTTGACTGtgttgaattttattttaatttttgatgcATCCAAAACATTCTGCCAAGTTAGAGCCAAACACAGATATATGTCCGATTTTGGTAGATGGGGCACTGTGTCTGTGTTTCACTGCCTTAAAGATTAGCTAAGTGTATAACCATCCCATACATGGTTTACTTCAGTAGAAGAACAATTCAAACCAAGAAACTCCTCAGCTAAGCAATGGTATCTTAAAATAGCCAAATTTCTAGCTTCGAATAAGATAGAAGCAAAAAGACTTAGTTTTCTCTTTCCTTGATATGCAAGATAATTAGAAAATGGTGACTAGTAGGATGATATGCCTACCAGTATGTTGGAACATCTATGAAAAAGGTAAGAAAAATTTCTTTACCTTGGTCACCCTCAAGTTTTCAGGAAGCCTCAAGGATCGACACTGAGAAGATTCACTGATTTCGGTGAGCTTCCAAATCTTTGATTTATCACTAGATTCTTCTGTTATTCTGGGTTTCACATCCGCAAAACTCCTGGCATCCCCATTCTGGACAAGCCATAGAACATGAACCACAGAATCATACATCCAAGCTCTGCTACTCATGATGACATAATAATAACACAAAATGATGTTGAAAGCAGCTagtataaatattttgatgtttgtTATGAGAGAGTAAAAAAAAAACTTGCAGTCTAACAGACCATTCCAGGTATAGCAACCACAGATGCACTTCTGTCTGCAAGTACAGCACTAGTAGCAGCTGCTGCAGCTGAGATTGGATTTATTGTTGGCTGAAGAAAACGACACATTATAAGAGAAGATTTAATTAAGATATGGACCAAATATGGAAAATTTTAATCCGCTAAAGAAACTAAATGATGTAATAGTACTTTAGGAGCTTCCGGTGTTCTTGAGGCATCATAAGACAGATTCTCCAAAGTGCACAGCAATCGCATACCATCTGAATTGGCCAAAATCTTAATTCCATTATCATTGGCTGAAACAGCCAGGAGAGAGCCATCTTTATTAAAGCGGATCCGTGGGCTTGCCTAGGAATTAGGCAACAACAGAAGTAAGTAGCTGATATCTTCAAAAGTGATATAGAATTTAATTGAATACAATGAACTTACAGGAAGGCCTCCTTCGGCATCATAACTGGTCAAAGGTTGAACATTGTCCATATCCCAGAATTTTATCGAGAAATCATCACCAGCAGCCAAATACCGGTTCTTAGTTGTATCAAATTGCACAACACCTAAAGAACGTTTGCGGAATCCTTGATAGGTCCTCTTCACAGCCCCTTCACTTTCATTCCATTCTACGATAAATGACTCCCCTTCTTTACTGGTTCCACATGAAAAAAGCCTACAATATCCAGCCATCAAACTAACTTTAATCACAATAATTCTTGACAATCAGCTTAAGATAAATATACGAGTAACGGGGCAAGAAAACTAACCTTGTACCATCAGCACTGTAGGCCATGGTTGTGCACCACCGACCAGGAGCTTCGTAGTCAACCCGTGATCCCATGTTATCATACAACCATGCCTTTATCTTTCCATCTAAGGCAGTTGAAAAGATAAACTGAGGCCAAAAAAGTCAAAAGGAGGCACATCAGGACAGAAACAAATGTGGAGAGGGTAAGACATCTAAAGCCACATTATTACCTGAATGTTCTCTTTATAGTGAGGGCAGACAGAATACACAGGAGCCTCGTGACCTTCAAAGGTATACTGCTTCGTACCATTGGAAGCATCCCACACCTAACATTACAACATGAAATTAGCAAAGACAAGCAATTTTTCCTCCTAGAATGATAAACAAACACGTAAAATGATAAACAAACCTTAATTGTCTTGTCATCACCGCAAGTTATTACACAAAGTTGCTTATTTGGAAGAGAGAATGCAATATCGTTTACTCCACCAACATGAGCATCAATCTAGAcaggaaattttaaaatatcaatttcaGACAGCCAACTCAAACTCGAGAGGACTATACAAATCCAAGATAGTATAATACCTCAAGATGCTGTCGAACTTCATCACCACCATGGTAAGAATATATTTGCACAATATGCCTTGAATAAGCAACTCCTGTTTTCCAAACAGATATGGCATCTCAATCAATGTTCCCACACTACCTATATCTATATAGAGGTTCTAGCAGATAATCATAAACTAATTCTAATGGATTAAATCTCACCGAATAAAGAACCATCGGGACTCCAAATTACACGATTTACTGAGACAGCAGGATCTTTGACTAGAGCAGCCTGAATTCAAGCAGTTAAATTGTGTTTAGTATGTCTAAAGAGAAAATACAGTAAACAACAATTAAATACACGAACCTGAAGAGGCATTGAACAAACACTAAGATCCCAAACTTTGAAGTTCTTTGAAACCAGCCGCTCCCGAGAGCCAACTTCCCACAAGGCAATGTCTCCAACGTTTGTACCAACTGGTTCATTGTATACAGAAGTCTATTATCCAAGATCAAAATACCAGCCAGCCAAAGGCAGAAAACCAAATGCAACCATAAATAAAAAACCAAATGCAACCATAAATAAAAGGCAGAAGTATAGCAGACCTAGAAGTAGAGTCTGCTGAACAGGATGGAAATCCATGCTCATAGGAGATGAACCCTGATTCAGAGTTCTTGCAACAGCCTTCGGAAGATCGTCAGGTGCATTGAAAGTTTGACTGTGACCATGGCCCGGAAATGTTACCTGCAGCACATTGACTGGCAGATTGACCTGCACAAAGTGAGCAACTATCAGTAAAATAACCTAAGGCAGAAAGACGCCCATAACCACAATACACCCAAGCCAAATTAAACTACTTTAACCAGAAAccagagtacctcatcggaaatCCCCATGGGCCTGGCCCTTTTGGAAACATGATCAGAGTCTGCAGATGGGTAGTCTACAGACGGATTAGTTGGAGGAGTCCTTGGATGCTTCAACGCAGCTATAAGTCAACATGAAACATGGCTAGAgttaaaagatgaaaaagaacCAGAAGAAGGAAAGATATCAGCATTATGCTAAAAAGAAACCTAGAGAGGGAGTGATAACGGAAGAAAGAAGTTAAAAATccaaaaagagaaaagaataaaCTACCTGGTATTGAAGACGCACCAAGACCAATGGCACCAGCTGAAACTGCTGGATGAGTTACAGCTGAAGGACTTGACATCCAACCTGCAAGGGGTGCTGGAACCGGTGCAGGCGTAGCTTGAAAAGGCTGATGATGTAAAATAGGGAATGTTAAGGAAAGTATATcaataataaaagaaatttttTATACTACTATCTAAGCTGTGTACCCACCCCATGAGCACCTAAGGGAGGAAAACCTCCAGCTTTTGGTAAGGATCCAAGAAGTGGATTATTGGCAGGTGATGGTGCTCGTGCACCATTTGGCTGCCCACATGAGTGATCCACAAAGAGAGTTTTTATATCTGGATTTGGTCTCGGGTTTTTACAAAGTTGATGCTGCCAATTCAAGCTGTAGTTGCACAAAAAATCAATTGTCCACTAAAATCACAACTACAACAACTTGACTTTACTGAAAACACCGGCCCCAATACAAGCTCAAGAACGGCAACAATAAGATTACCTCTGATTAATCAGGGTTCGTAACCTCGAATTTTTAAGGGTCGGGAACTGCAATTTGTCACGGAATAAAGGATTTGCTTCAATAAGCTTCTTGAGTTCAACTAACATGATTGCTCTAGCTGACTTTGTATCTCCATATTTCGACAACTGTTCGTTCTCTCTGTTATGAAAGTAACACATTCTTCAGCACAttcactattatttattttacctcAAGACTTTAACAACTAAACATGAGCCCCGTACCTGAAATTCTCCAAAGTCAGAAGCTGAGTGATTTCCTTAAAAAGTTCCTCATTAAATGTAGCAAAAACTTTCAAATCCTTAACTAATATCTCCACAGCTTTGGATCGATCATGCCTTACAAAAAGTTAAGCAATTCCAGTTGTAACCGAATTCGATTATCAACAACGTTTTCAATGATACATAACAAACTAGTGATTAATACAATAAATCAAAATTGAAAAGTCTGCAAAAACTTACTTATCCAATGCCTCAAGATACTTCTGCTTTCTTATCTCGAAAAAGATTTTCATGGAATATCGATTGTCATCGACCTTGGTAAAACCAGAGAGGTATTTCTCCACCTCATCCCAATTTCCATTATGCACTTCATCCTCAAAATATTTCATATTGAAGAAAAACCCAGATTCCTGTTCAAGCCTATTTAAATTCCAATAATAAAGAATACTTTGATAAGCTGAAATCATTACATTTCAAATTATGATTTAACCATAAATGCACCATACGATATAACCTTTAAAAGGTACTAAAACTAACAttctattaattaaattaaagaaaaaaatttactTGTGAACAGTCTCTTTAAACTTTTCCTCATCTAGGAACTGTAAGATCAAGAAAACAAGCTCTCTACTGAGAGACGACATCGAAGCCGCCCCGTTTCAAGTCCCAACGCTGAAACGAAAATCACCAGATCTACAAAAGAGTTGCAACAAAATACAAAAACAAAGGGTCAGCCAAAAATACCttaaaaatcccaaaataaaacctaaaatttaaaaatatatataactagATCATTGAGCCATCTTTAACCTCCCCTAAACAAGCCACAAAAGGGTAAAAATTCTACGTTTTTGTGGGGGATTAAAGAGAATACAAAATAgcatctaaaaacacataaataaaaAAGCAAAACAGGAGACCAAacaaaagataaaaaataaaaaaacaaagacAGCAACAGATTTGTTAGAAAATCAACTTGTTCTTTAGAAGAGATCGAGTTTCAGACCCTTTAAGAGGTTAAAAGAACTTTCTctcttaacaaaaaaa from Gossypium arboreum isolate Shixiya-1 chromosome 9, ASM2569848v2, whole genome shotgun sequence includes the following:
- the LOC108452993 gene encoding uncharacterized protein LOC108452993 codes for the protein MGNSSSMLTQYDIEEVQEYCQNLFSQQEIVSLYQRFCQLDRNAKGFISADEFLSVPEFAMNPLSQRLLKMVDGLNFKDFVAFLSAFSAKASVQQKVKLIFKFYDSDGNGKVSFNDMLEVLRDLSGSFISDVQREQVLTQLLKEAGYSKDSYLTLDDFNKIFGISELKMEVEVPVD
- the LOC108452992 gene encoding topless-related protein 1 isoform X2 produces the protein MSSLSRELVFLILQFLDEEKFKETVHKLEQESGFFFNMKYFEDEVHNGNWDEVEKYLSGFTKVDDNRYSMKIFFEIRKQKYLEALDKHDRSKAVEILVKDLKVFATFNEELFKEITQLLTLENFRENEQLSKYGDTKSARAIMLVELKKLIEANPLFRDKLQFPTLKNSRLRTLINQSLNWQHQLCKNPRPNPDIKTLFVDHSCGQPNGARAPSPANNPLLGSLPKAGGFPPLGAHGPFQATPAPVPAPLAGWMSSPSAVTHPAVSAGAIGLGASSIPAALKHPRTPPTNPSVDYPSADSDHVSKRARPMGISDEVNLPVNVLQVTFPGHGHSQTFNAPDDLPKAVARTLNQGSSPMSMDFHPVQQTLLLVGTNVGDIALWEVGSRERLVSKNFKVWDLSVCSMPLQAALVKDPAVSVNRVIWSPDGSLFGVAYSRHIVQIYSYHGGDEVRQHLEIDAHVGGVNDIAFSLPNKQLCVITCGDDKTIKVWDASNGTKQYTFEGHEAPVYSVCPHYKENIQFIFSTALDGKIKAWLYDNMGSRVDYEAPGRWCTTMAYSADGTRLFSCGTSKEGESFIVEWNESEGAVKRTYQGFRKRSLGVVQFDTTKNRYLAAGDDFSIKFWDMDNVQPLTSYDAEGGLPASPRIRFNKDGSLLAVSANDNGIKILANSDGMRLLCTLENLSYDASRTPEAPKPTINPISAAAAATSAVLADRSASVVAIPGMNGDARSFADVKPRITEESSDKSKIWKLTEISESSQCRSLRLPENLRVTKISRLIFTNSGNAILALASNAIHLLWKWQRSDRNSNGKATASVSPQLWQPSSGILMTNDVADTNPEEAVPCFALSKNDSYVMSASGGKISLFNMMTFKTMATFMPPPPAATFLAFHPQDNNIIAIGMDDSTIQIYNVRVDEVKSKLIGHSKRITGLAFSHALNVLVSSGADSQLCVWNTDGWEKQKTKFLQIPVGITPTAQSETRVQFHQDQIRLLVVHETQLALYETTKLECFKQWVPRESFAPITHATFSCDSQLVYASFLDATICVFVAANLRPRCRINPSAYLPASVSSNVHPLVIAAHPSEPNEFAVGLSDGGVHVFEPLESENRWGVPQPADNGSASSITATPSVAAQGSEQAQR
- the LOC108452992 gene encoding topless-related protein 1 isoform X1, whose protein sequence is MSSLSRELVFLILQFLDEEKFKETVHKLEQESGFFFNMKYFEDEVHNGNWDEVEKYLSGFTKVDDNRYSMKIFFEIRKQKYLEALDKHDRSKAVEILVKDLKVFATFNEELFKEITQLLTLENFRENEQLSKYGDTKSARAIMLVELKKLIEANPLFRDKLQFPTLKNSRLRTLINQSLNWQHQLCKNPRPNPDIKTLFVDHSCGQPNGARAPSPANNPLLGSLPKAGGFPPLGAHGPFQATPAPVPAPLAGWMSSPSAVTHPAVSAGAIGLGASSIPAALKHPRTPPTNPSVDYPSADSDHVSKRARPMGISDEVNLPVNVLQVTFPGHGHSQTFNAPDDLPKAVARTLNQGSSPMSMDFHPVQQTLLLVGTNVGDIALWEVGSRERLVSKNFKVWDLSVCSMPLQAALVKDPAVSVNRVIWSPDGSLFGVAYSRHIVQIYSYHGGDEVRQHLEIDAHVGGVNDIAFSLPNKQLCVITCGDDKTIKVWDASNGTKQYTFEGHEAPVYSVCPHYKENIQFIFSTALDGKIKAWLYDNMGSRVDYEAPGRWCTTMAYSADGTRLFSCGTSKEGESFIVEWNESEGAVKRTYQGFRKRSLGVVQFDTTKNRYLAAGDDFSIKFWDMDNVQPLTSYDAEGGLPASPRIRFNKDGSLLAVSANDNGIKILANSDGMRLLCTLENLSYDASRTPEAPKPTINPISAAAAATSAVLADRSASVVAIPGMNGDARSFADVKPRITEESSDKSKIWKLTEISESSQCRSLRLPENLRVTKISRLIFTNSGNAILALASNAIHLLWKWQRSDRNSNGKATASVSPQLWQPSSGILMTNDVADTNPEEAVPCFALSKNDSYVMSASGGKISLFNMMTFKTMATFMPPPPAATFLAFHPQDNNIIAIGMDDSTIQIYNVRVDEVKSKLIGHSKRITGLAFSHALNVLVSSGADSQLCVWNTDGWEKQKTKFLQIPVGITPTAQSETRVQFHQDQIRLLVVHETQLALYETTKLECFKQWVPRESFAPITHATFSCDSQLVYASFLDATICVFVAANLRPRCRINPSAYLPASVSSSNVHPLVIAAHPSEPNEFAVGLSDGGVHVFEPLESENRWGVPQPADNGSASSITATPSVAAQGSEQAQR
- the LOC108452992 gene encoding protein TOPLESS isoform X3, producing MSSLSRELVFLILQFLDEEKFKETVHKLEQESGFFFNMKYFEDEVHNGNWDEVEKYLSGFTKVDDNRYSMKIFFEIRKQKYLEALDKHDRSKAVEILVKDLKVFATFNEELFKEITQLLTLENFRENEQLSKYGDTKSARAIMLVELKKLIEANPLFRDKLQFPTLKNSRLRTLINQSLNWQHQLCKNPRPNPDIKTLFVDHSCGQPNGARAPSPANNPLLGSLPKAGGFPPLGAHGPFQATPAPVPAPLAGWMSSPSAVTHPAVSAGAIGLGASSIPAALKHPRTPPTNPSVDYPSADSDHVSKRARPMGISDEVNLPVNVLQVTFPGHGHSQTFNAPDDLPKAVARTLNQGSSPMSMDFHPVQQTLLLVGTNVGDIALWEVGSRERLVSKNFKVWDLSVCSMPLQAALVKDPAVSVNRVIWSPDGSLFGVAYSRHIVQIYSYHGGDEVRQHLEIDAHVGGVNDIAFSLPNKQLCVITCGDDKTIKVWDASNGTKQYTFEGHEAPVYSVCPHYKENIQFIFSTALDGKIKAWLYDNMGSRVDYEAPGRWCTTMAYSADGTRLFSCGTSKEGESFIVEWNESEGAVKRTYQGFRKRSLGVVQFDTTKNRYLAAGDDFSIKFWDMDNVQPLTSYDAEGGLPASPRIRFNKDGSLLAVSANDNGIKILANSDGMRLLCTLENLSYDASRTPEAPKPTINPISAAAAATSAVLADRSASVVAIPGMNGDARSFADVKPRITEESSDKSKIWKLTEISESSQCRSLRLPENLRVTKISRLIFTNSGNAILALASNAIHLLWKWQRSDRNSNGKATASVSPQLWQPSSGILMTNDVADTNPEEAVPCFALSKNDSYVMSASGGKISLFNMMTFKTMATFMPPPPAATFLAFHPQDNNIIAIGMDDSTIQIYNVRVDEVKSKLIGHSKRITGLAFSHALNVLVSSGADSQLCVWNTDGWEKQKTKFLQIPVGITPTAQSETRVQFHQDQIRLLVVHETQLALYETTKLECFKQWVPRESFAPITHATFSCDSQLVYASFLDATICVFVAANLRPRCRINPSAYLPASVRNGLFLYVAAPMFTLL